A genomic window from Polaribacter gangjinensis includes:
- a CDS encoding response regulator transcription factor translates to MNLKICIAEDNYFLMKAIKEKLSFFDDISIKFTGNNGAELIGKLEENHHIDVILMDIQMPVMDGIKATELIKNKYPHIKIIMLTVSDDDEDVFKSIKAGANGYLLKEIEAENLHNCILEVTQGGAPMTPSIALKTLNLLRNPERISIKSEEFDEVELTKREIEILMQLSKGLNYNEISDNLIISPSTVRKHIENIYKKLQVHSKMEAVMLAQKRNLI, encoded by the coding sequence ATGAATTTAAAAATTTGCATTGCAGAAGACAATTACTTTTTAATGAAAGCTATCAAAGAAAAGCTTTCTTTTTTTGATGATATTTCTATAAAATTTACAGGAAATAATGGTGCTGAATTGATTGGTAAGTTAGAAGAAAATCATCATATTGATGTTATTTTGATGGATATTCAAATGCCAGTAATGGACGGAATTAAAGCAACAGAACTAATCAAAAATAAATATCCGCATATAAAAATCATCATGCTAACAGTTTCTGATGATGATGAAGATGTTTTTAAATCAATAAAAGCAGGTGCAAATGGCTATTTGTTAAAAGAAATTGAAGCCGAAAATTTGCACAATTGTATTCTAGAAGTTACGCAAGGTGGCGCACCAATGACACCAAGTATTGCACTAAAGACCTTGAATTTATTGAGAAATCCTGAAAGAATTTCAATAAAATCAGAAGAATTTGATGAAGTTGAACTCACCAAAAGAGAAATCGAAATTTTAATGCAATTGAGCAAAGGATTAAATTACAATGAAATTTCTGACAACCTCATCATTTCTCCTTCTACTGTTAGAAAACATATTGAAAATATTTACAAAAAACTACAAGTTCACAGTAAAATGGAAGCTGTAATGTTGGCTCAAAAACGCAATTTGATT